Below is a genomic region from Sneathia vaginalis.
ACTACTGGTGGTAAGTCTGGTTCAGGGAAGTATCTATAATCCATAGCATCTTCCTTTGATCTCATGGTTCTTGTAACTCCATTTTCTTCATCCCAAAGTCTTGTTTCTTGTACTACTCTTCCACCATTTTCTATTACTTCTATTTGTCTACTTATTTCATAATCAATAGCCTTAGCAACTGCCTTAAATGAATTTAAATTTTTAGTTTCTGTTCTTGTTCCTAACTTCTTTTCTCCCACTTTTCTTACAGAAACATTAGCATCACATCTTAATGATCCTAATTCCATACTTACATCACTAACTTTTGTGTATTTTATTCTTTCTTTTAGTGTAGTTAAATATGCATATGCTTCTTCAGAATTTTTTATACATGGTGTAGTTATTATTTCAAGTAAAGGCATAGAAGCTCTGTTAAAATTAAGTAAACTTTCTGTTGATAAGTGTATACTCTTTGCTGTATCTTCTTCTATTTGTATTCTTTCTATTGTAATTTCTGATTCCTTACCACTATTAGTCTTTACTTTTAATTTACCATTTTCAGCATATGGTTTAAAAAATTGTGTTATTTGATAATTCTTTGGTGAATCAGGATAGAAATAGTTCTTTCTATCAAAGAAACTTAATTTATTTATTTCACACCCTAATGCAAGTGCTGCTTTTATTGCGTAATTTAAAACTTCATCATTTAATTTTGGTAGTGCACCTGGTTCACCAACACAAGTAGGTGTTATACAAGTATTTGGTTCTTTTTCGTCATATTCTGCACTTGCACTACACCAAATCTTAGATTTAGTCTTTAATTGTACGTGTACTTCCAAACCTATTACTGATTCGTAATTCATTATTTTTCCTCCATTTCTGGATATTCTATTTGTCCTCTAATTTTTTCATATACATTTGATACATTTAGTATTAAATCTTCTTTGAAATAGTCTCCTATTAATTGCATACCTACAGGAAGTCCA
It encodes:
- the gatB gene encoding Asp-tRNA(Asn)/Glu-tRNA(Gln) amidotransferase subunit GatB — its product is MNYESVIGLEVHVQLKTKSKIWCSASAEYDEKEPNTCITPTCVGEPGALPKLNDEVLNYAIKAALALGCEINKLSFFDRKNYFYPDSPKNYQITQFFKPYAENGKLKVKTNSGKESEITIERIQIEEDTAKSIHLSTESLLNFNRASMPLLEIITTPCIKNSEEAYAYLTTLKERIKYTKVSDVSMELGSLRCDANVSVRKVGEKKLGTRTETKNLNSFKAVAKAIDYEISRQIEVIENGGRVVQETRLWDEENGVTRTMRSKEDAMDYRYFPEPDLPPVVISDERLERIRKTMPEFSGEKLVRFMREYKIPELEAIPLTNEPELADYFENVVKLTNDPRLSCNWILTEVLRVLKEKNCNIDEFTIREDRLAELINLINDKTISSKIAKEIFEKMIQSDLTPKKIVEKEGLAQITDMKAIEALVDEVIKNNKESVEDLKAGKDRAMKYLMGQAMKLSKGKANPKLVTDLILEKCK